AAGTATGCCAAGTGCCTAAAACTGCTTGGCACCTATTAGGgggctccataaatatttgctcaatctttttttttctttaagagacaaggtcttgctgagcccagggtggagtgtagtggcacaatcatagctcactgcagcctcgaccttctgggctcaagctgttcacttcagcctccagagtagcgggATTATAGTgttgagccaccacaaccagcttgCTCAAGAATTTAGTGACCCATAGTAAAGGCCTAGAgtatctaaaaaagaaagaaaaaggaaaaaaggaaggaaggaaagagggagggagaaaaaaagagaaaagaaagaaaagaatataatggGGTGTcaccaggcgccgtggctcatgcctgtatcccagcactttgggaggccgaggcgggttgaTTGCTTGCGCTCTGGAggtggagactagcctgggcaacatggtgaaaccctgtctctaacaaaaatacaaaaattagctggatgtggtggtggtgtgcgcctgtggtcccagctgcttggagttGGGGTGGGgtattggggtgggaggattgcttgagccgaggaagcagaggttgcagtgagccaagatcgcaccactgcactccagcctgggtgacagagtgagaccccatcccccccccaaaaaaaaagaatgggaagccattgaaggTTATAAGGAAGGAAGTGACATGATCTGGAAAAGGTTCCTTTGCTCTTTggagaatggattgtagaatgaatGTGGAAGTAAGCAGGTTTGGTGAAGGAAGTTTGGCAATAAAGGGAAGGAGGGTGGGATTTGATCGTGTACGATCCCAGGGGAAAATCTTTCCCTTTGCCCTCTGAAGATCTGCTGAAAAATCAGCTCACAAAAGGCAGGTTAactggagaaaaggcatacaaatttattaacatgcACACTGGGAGAACCACAAAGTGATTACCCATCTCCCTACAGAGTTCGTGAGTTTATATACCATCTGGCAAAACAGATTATGGGAGGGGTGTCTCACgtgtgtccatgtgaagagaccaccaaacaggctttgtgtgagcaacaaggctgtttatttcacctgggtgcaggcaggctgagtccgaaaaaagtagtcagcaaagggtggtgggattatcattagttcttataggttttgggataggcagtggagttaagagcaatgttttgggggcagggggtggatctcacaaagtacattctcaagggtggggagattataaagaaccttcttaagggtgggggagattacaaagtacgttgatcagttagggtggggcggaaacaaatcacaatggtggaatgtcatcagttaaggctattttcacttcttttgtggatcttcagttgcttcaggccgtCTGGATGTATAAGTGCAGGTCactggggatatgatggcttagcttgggctcagaggcctgaaaAGGGGTAAAAGAgaaattatgttttctgtttttgtagagacggggtcttgctatgttgcaagcctaatctcgaactcctgggcttaagtaatcctcctgccttggcctcccaaagtgctgggataacaggcctgAGCCAGCATGTCCAgctctatttgtttttaaataaaccgAACTTTGGCCAGAAGGAGATTCTGTTGAAGGGCAATAAAGGATTATTagggagaatggaatggagacagAGATTAACTTGTTAATAGTTCTCTTTGGAATTTAAGTGATCCTGAGGTACACAGTACCTGTAAAAGGGTTTGTTTAGGTGTGGTTACATGTTAGTCTTAgtgggaggggaagaaaaaacaaGTATTCTTTTTAGTGGGTTTGGACTTTAGGCAGATAAAGAGTTCCAGAGAACAACTTCGTCCTAGCTTTGGGAGAGTCTGGGGTGGAAGGATCAGAGAGACCTTGCGGCTTCTTGAGTTCAGCATGTCAGAgggccatattttggggtattggtttttctttttttttttttgagacagagtcttgctctgtctttgttgcccaggctgtgcagtggcatgatctcagctcactgcaagctctgcctccggggttcaagtgagcacgtctggctaatttttttggatttttagtaaagatggggtttcgccatgttggccaggctggtctcgaactcctgacctcaagtgatctacctgccttagcctcccgcagtgtagggattacaggcatgagccaccgcgcctggcctggggtATTAGTTTCTGAGTTCCAACAGTTAGACGGGATTGGAGGAGCAGGACCCTGAAGAGGAGGAGGGTAGGACAGTGCAAATGGAGGTAGatttgaagttgttttttttttttttctgaaggaggAGGCAAGCTCTTTTGATGAAAATGAGGTGGTAAAGTCAAAGGTTTGGGGGGAGAGTTTGATACAGAGGCTTAGCAGGGACTGCATTTTATCACAATATAAGAATGCTGGTTGTGGATTTGAAAGAACAAGTCGCTTAAGCTCTAtaaacctcaatttccttatAACTAAGGTGGAGGTGATACTAGTGCATACCTCATAGAGTCACCAGGAGACTGAGAGATCCGATCCGGTAAAGCTCTTCATGGGGTCTGACATAGAGTACGCACTCACAAATTTTCAGCTAATTTTAGCTGTTACAGAAAAGGTGGCCATTATAACACTCAGGGAGCAGTGAAAATCAACCAGGCACATTTTCTCATTGTTGATGGTCAGCCACCTATGGTTTACTAGATTAGGAATAAAAATAGCTAATCTCTATTCTCCCACTGATTTGCCATCTGTTCTCAGACAGATCTTTTGTCCATCTGATCCTTGGTTTCTTCTAGGATAAAATGAAGGTTTTGGACTAGATGACTACTAAAGGCTGTTTCAGTGTAACCATGCTACATCTCTAAGAGGCAGAGAAACCTCCTACCCCCATTCTCCCAGACACACCTAAACAACCCCTatccacacacacagtcacagtAAGCATCAGAGATACACAAATGCTCCCAAACAGGAGGCTTTCATCCTTGACCCATCCCAGCCCTGGCCTCTCAGTCTTTGCGTGTCTCCAGGGCTGTAACGCTGGCCCCCTTGAGGCCACTTGCTCAGCTATGCTAGTTGTATCTCAGTGCTGCCGCCAGCCAAGAGTAAACCCGTGAGCATCTTGAGAGTGCTTGAGAGAAGCTGGACCCTATGTGAATGGTGGATAAGAGGGAGATGGCTATCACCCTTGGAAGGCCTCAAGATTCGGCCTCATTGTGACTGACTGCTTTGGCTGGGTCTTTTTGTTTCAGGCCATCATGAGGAAGCCACGAGCAGCCGTGGGAAGTGGTCACAGGAAGCAGGCAGCCAGCCAGGAAGGGAGGCAGAAGCGTGCTAAGAACAACAGTCAGGCCAAGCCTTCTGCCTGTGATGGTAAGGAACTCGGTTGTGGCCCAAGGCTCATTGGCCATGAAAGGGGGCAGATTCAGGCTGGGAAGGGATTGTGATACGTATCAAGACATTAAGAGACTTActaagggccaggtgcggtggctcacacctgtaatcccagcactttgggaggccgaggcgggtggatcccttgagcccaggagtttgaggccagcttaggtaacatggcgaaaccccctctctatgcACGCGTGGTGGTgagcgtctgtagtcccagctactcgggaagctgaggtgacaggattgcttgagcctggaaggcagaagttgcactgagtcaagatagtgccactgcatttcagcctgggcaacagagccagactcttgtctcaaaaaaaaagagactcaCTAAGGGTGTAATTCTGACTATATTGCTGTGTGACATTAGGATAATTGCTCTGAATGGCTGCTTTCTTACCAGTAAAATGGAGCAGTAGTTCAGCATTTCCTCCCTCATGTGGCTTTCTTGGGACCAAATGAGTTTATGAGCCTGAAAGTGTTTTGTAAATAGGAAGGTCCTGCACCAGTATACATTATAGCTGGCTGAAACTATTAGGTTTTCATTATGGCTCAGAGACAAAGAAGCCAGCAGTACCACCCTGAGAAAATTAAGGCCAGAAACTTAGCCACAGCTTCACACAATTACATAACTCTGATCTGACTCCAGCTCCAAAGCTTAAGGGGGTTTGTTGGGGGAAGCCCTAAGTGGGAGCATACTGCCATAGGCTGCTGTGTCCCAAGACCCTGATGCACAGCCTGTGCAGGGATGATTCCTGAGTGTCCTGGGGCCCCAGCAGGTCTGGCCAGGCAGCCGGAAGAGGTGGTATTGCAGGCTTCTGTCTCCTCATACCATGTATTCAGAGACTTAGCTGAAGTCACAGCCTTCCGAGGGAGCCTGCTAAGCTGGTACGACCAAGAGAAACGGGACCTACCATGGAGAAGACGGGTAGGCAGGCGAGGAGCAGGGACAGTGGGTGGGAGGCAGGCAcccagccccctccaccctaACTCCTCATCTGGGGTTACATTGACAGGCAGAAGATGAGGTGGACCTGGACAGGCGGGCATATGCTGGTCAGTACATCTCCTGAGAGCAGGGCTACTTTGCCTCGAGGCCCTTGGGTCTGGGGGCTGTGGGCCAGGTAGGGCAGGTCAGCAGTGTCCTCATGCCAACCCCTTTCCCCTAGTGTGGGTCTCAGAGGTCATGCTGCAGCAGACCCAGGTTGCCACTGTGATCAACTACTATACCGGATGGATGAAGGTGACTccaggggaggaagggaagggtcATGGGTCAGACCCCAGATGAGAGCCTGTACTTTGGGGTGGGTGTAGAGAAGGCTTCCTCTACCACCTTCGCCCTTGACCTTGTCTCTTTCTGCCTGCCTGTGGCTATAGAAGTGGCCTACACTGCAGGACCTGGCCAGTGCTTCCCTGGAGGTGAGAGCCACCCTAGGGTAGGGGAAATAGGAATGATAGAGGGACTGAAGGGTGATCTCTTTGACCTCTGATCCTACCCACAGGAGGTGAATCAACTCTGGGCTGGCCTGGGCTACTATTCTCGTGGCCGGCGGCTGCAGGAGGGAGCTCGGAAGGTAAGGGGATGGCAGGAGGGTAGGAACCCAGGAGTCTTGGGTGTCTCATAATCTTGAGTCTTGCACTCCAATCAGGTGGTAGAGGAGCTAGGGGGCCACATGCCACATACAGCAGAGACCCTGCAGCAGTTCCTGCCTGGCGTGGGGCGCTACACAGCTGGGGCCATTGCCTCTATCGCCTTTGGCCAGGTGATCTCACAGCCCACCCCCACTTTGTgcgtgcccagcctccttcctcctAGCCCAGGCTAACTCTTTGGCCCCTCTGTGCCAGGCAACCGGTGTGGTGGATGGCAACGTAGCACGGGTGCTGTGCCGTGTTCGAGCCATTGGTGCTGATCCCAACAGCACCCTTGTCTCCCAGCAGCTCTGGTAGGATGTTGGGGTAACAAGGGTGCTTCAGGGGTGTCTCCAAAGGAGCTCTGGCTCACAGCAGTGTTCCCTTCTTTTAGGGGTCTAGCCCAGCAGCTGGTGGACCCAGCCCGGCCGGGAGATTTCAACCAAGCAGCCATGGAGCTAGGTGCCACAGTGTGTACCCCACAGCGCCCACTGTGCAGCCAGTGCCCTGTGGAGAGCCTGTGCCGAGCACGCCAGAGAGTAAGCCTACTGGGGAAGGGGCAGTGAGAAGTCCTAAGGAGTGACTCTGCCCTATGACACTCAACCCTGTGCCTCTCAGGTGGAGCGGGAACGGCTCTTAGCCTCACGGAGCCTGTCGAGCAGTCCTGACGTGGAGGAGTGTGGTGAGCACCAAACCTAGaccccaccccagcccttccTGGCCCAGTCAGAAGCCCCATTCTAGTTCTTCCTCTAACCTGAGTAAGATTCTGCAGAACCCGGCCAAAGCCTGCTCTCTAGGTTGGCCCCTAAAGCCCTCTTGGCCTGAGCAGGGTTCGGGGATCTCCGTTCCCAGCTGCCAACACTGGACAGTGCCACCTGTGCCTGCCTCCCTCGGAGCCCTGGGACCAGACCCTGGGAGTGGTCAACTTCCCCAGAAAGGCCAGCCGCAAGCCCCCCAGGGAGGAGAGCTCTGCCACCTGTGTTCTGGAACAGCCTGGGGCCCTTGGGGCCCAAATTCTGCTGGTGCAGAGGCCCAACTCAGGTACCTGGATACTGggcgtggagggcagtggcatgagtAACAAGAGAGAATGGAGGCAATCGGCAGCTGAGGCCTGACCCCTGCCTGGCTGCCCTCCCTCTCAGGTCTGCTGGCAGGACTGTGGGAGTTCCCGTCCGTGACTTGGGAGCCCTCAGAACAGCTTCAGCGCAAGGCCCTACTGCAGGAACTACAGCGTTGGGCTGGGCCCCTCCCAGCCACGCGCCTCCGGCACCTTGGGGAGGTAAGTGAGCAGTGGAACGGCCAAGGATGTTGGCTTTTGAGGCTATATCCACAGGCCTATTTGAACCCCTTGGCCCTTCCTCCAGGTTGTCCACACCTTCTCTCACATCAAGCTGACATATCAAGTATATGGGCTGGCCTTGGAAGGGCAGACCCCAGTAACCACCGTACCACCAGGCGCTCGCTGGCTGACCCAGGAGGAATTTCACACCGCGGCTGTTTCCACTGCCATGAAAAAGGCACTACCTTTGTTGTCTTTGTTGTACTTCCTTGTGTTTCCTACATGTTCTACATGAATATATTACTgtataaacaggaaaaaaagcatttttttttttttttgagatggagaatcgctctgtttcccaggctggagtgcaatggcgctatctcggttgactgcaacctccgtctcccgggttcaagtgattctcctgcctcagcttcctgagtagctcggattacaggcgcccgccaccatgcctggctaatttttgtatttttagtagagatggggtttcatcatgctggccaggctggtctccaactctcgacctcaggcgatctgcctgcctcagcctcccaaagtgctgggattacaggcgtgagccactgtgcccggccattattttatttttgttttgagatggagtccctgtcacctggactggagtatagtggtgcgatcttggctcactgcaacctttgcctcctgggttcaagtgattctcgtgcctcagccacccgagtagctgggattacaggcgtgtaccaccatgcccagctaagttttatattttttgtagagatggggatttcaccatgttggctaggctagtctcaaacccctggccttaagtgatccacccgcctctgcctctcaaagtgctgggattacaggcatgagccactgcaccaggccaaaaaaattgcttttttttttttttgagatggagtcttgctctgttgcccaggctggagtgcgatggcatgatcttgactcattgcaacctctgcctcccaggttcaagtgattctcctgcctcagcctcccaagtagctgggattacaggcgtgtgccaccacgcctggctgattttttatttttgaatttgtattatttttaatttttgggagggagacagcatctccctctgtcaccaaggctggagtacagtggtgtgatctcagcttactgcaaactctggctcccaagtttaagtgattctcctgcctcagcctcccaattagctgggattgtaagcttgcgccaccatacccagctaaaggcttttttttgtatttttagtagagatgaggtttcaccatgctggccaggctggtctcgaactcttgacctcaagtgatccacccgcctcagcctcccagaatgctgggattacaggtgtgagctaccacacccagccatgattttttgtatttttagagatggggtttcaccatgttggccaggctggtctcaaactcctggcctcaagtgatccacccgccttggcctcccaaaatgctgggattacaggcgtgagccaccatgcctggccaaaaaagtatattttaaacaaaagtacTGGGACATGAAGTTAAGGGCAGAACACCGGTTTATCTCTTTTGGAAAAAGTGCCAGCCCTCACCTCCCCGTCTTCCTGTCTAGGTTTTCCGTGTGTATCAGGGCCAACAGCCAGGGACCTGCATGGTAAGTCTCCTAGGCCTCTCCCAACCGTGTCTCCCCAGGCCTGAGTCCATAGGTTTTTAGTCAGTTAACTGACGAATGTTTGGGTGAACATTCTCCACTCCAGGCTTCACTGGAGAGAGGAATAGTTCTTGACCTGGAGACCTTCCATTGTGGGGTGCAGGgtagagggaaaggaaaaaaatgatgaggACTCTCCAGTGTCACAGGTGTGTGAAATGCCTGTACTGAGTTTTGTGGGATATGAATTGTGGAGccatcagttctttttttttttgagacagagtctcgctctgtcacccaagctagagtgcagtggcccgatctcggctcactgcaatctcccacAACTGgattaaagcgattctcctgcctcagtctcccagtagctgggattacaggtgcccgctaccacacccaactaatttttgtatttttagtagagacagggtttcaccatgttgactaggctggtctcaaactcctgacctcaagtgatctgcccaccttggcctcccaaagtgctgggattacaggtgtgagccaccacacccatccttgGGAGCTATCAGTTCTAATTGGGAGACGGATCAGGAAAGGCTGTTTGGAGGAAGCAGCTGGTAATCTGGGTCCTAGAAATGAATCCTTTTCTTCAGGTTTGGGAGGAGAATCAACCATAGCGATGTTCTTTCCGGTCCCAAGAGTAGTGTGAGCAAAGGTGGGGCCCAGTGCAGGCTGCAGTGCTCAAAGAGCTGTGAGCAGTTGGTTTAGCTGGAAAGGTCAGCAGGGCCTGCTGGGTCAGTCAGGGTGTGAACCCTAGGCTGCTGATTCATTTTAGGTGGAGGAAAGAGGagtcagatttgcatttttaggACAATTCGATTCCCTCAGGCAGCCTTTTGGAGGGTTGATTGATGGGGCAGATACTTGAGGCAGGATGAAAGCTCTACAGCATTCCAGGCTAAGCCTGAGCTAGATCAGTAGAattggggaaagggagagaggacaAGGAGAGGATTCtctgctccccctcccccaactacAAGGCCTCCCTCCTTCCATTTTTTCACAGGGTTCCAAAAGGTCCCAGGTGTCTTCTCCGTGCAGTCGGAAAAAGCCCCGCATGGGCCAGCAAGTCCTGGATAATTTCTTTCGGTCTCACATCTCCACTGATGGACACAGCCTCAACAGTGCAGCCCAGTGACACCTCTGAAAGCCCCCATTCCCTGAGAATCCTGTTGTCAGTAAAGTGCttatttttgtagttattttatgttgtatgtttttgagatgggggtcttgctatgttgctcagtctggtttCGAACTCAGGTgattctggcctcaagtgattctcccacttcagcctcctaaagtgcttggattacaggcatgagccaccatgcccgcccttTTGTAGCTATTTTGGACAGCCTTCCACCCTCTCCCTAGCCCCCTCACTCCTCACATCCGAGGGAGGGACCCAGAAAAGTGGTGACGTTCTGCTTGGTCCTGACTTTCTCTGGCTGAACACCCAGCCAGTCCTGGGCAGATGGGGTTGGAGGGGGGTGTTCTGTCCAGACTGATCTGTCCTCCATCCCCCAGGAGAAAGGCAAGGCAGCTACAGGGAGAACCTGCCAGTGGCTGACACACAACACCCTCTGTCTATGTCTCAGGTCAGCTCTAATTGGAGTGGTGGCATCACTCTGGAGCAGGTAATTGGGCTCAACTCTCACCCAGCCCCTCCCCATCTGCAGTGGTCGCTCCCTAGGGGGAGAGGAAGCACAGGAGAAGAtttgttctgttttaaattcCTACCTCAAATACGAAATCATTTATTTAGGGTTATGTTACATACGGAGTGAAACAATACAGAAAAGCAAAGAGCTAATAATCACAGGATTTGAGGAGTGGGTGGGAGGAAACAGAATCACAGCGGGACACAAGGAGGACTCGAAAGTATTGGTTATGTTCTATTTCCTAGTGTGTAATTCTTTTATTGTTCTTTGTatcttacatatttattatagacTGTATATAAGAaatgttttagttttaaaaaattccaccTCTTTGGAGCCCAATGAGAGACACGGCTTCTGGCAGGCACTGATGAAATGGAAGTCACACCTGCCCCCCGGAGGCAAAGCCTTTCACTAGTTGGGCCTCCTGCGGATGTTCTTCAGTTCTGTGCTGGTCTCCCCAGAGCTGCAGGACAGCTGGCTGCACCCAGCTCTGGGCATCCTTAGGCTTCCTGGCTCCTGGCAGCTTGCTCCTGTACGGACTGCCACAGAGCTCTGATGTTGCCCTGACCAAAGCCAGTGGCCCCCTGCCTCTGAATCAGCTCCAGGAAGAAAGTGTCCTCAGTAAAAAGGGACTTGGTGAAGACCTGAAGCAGAAACTTGCCTTTATCACCATCTAGCAGGATCCCCTGTCGAGCAAGCAGATGAGGCTCGTGCCCTGCAGCTCGGATCTGCCTCTCCTTTCCTGGCTGCTGGTAGTATGCCCCAGGGGGAGCCAGGAACTGGCCTCCAGCAGTTGCCACCCCCTCAGTGGCCTCCACAATGTTAGGCGTATACAGCCCCACGTGCTGCAGGCCTGGTCCCTTGTGCCGGGCCAGGAACTGCTCCACCTGGTCCTGTCGTGTCGTCGCCCCCGGAAGGGACTCAGCCAGAACGAGAGTGGGGACAATGCTGCCTGGCTGGGCCTGCAGGGCTGTAAGCCTCAGTCCCCCAAGCCCAAACCCTGCTGTCATTTCGAGGCCCAGCTCGGGATCCTCACCTGGGCTCAGCGGCAAGTGGCAAAAGCCCAGGCAGTCGTGGAACCAGCGCAAAAGTGTGGGGGAGCTGCCGGGGGTGCAGGCCAAGGTCAGGTGGTCCACGCGGCTGACCCACCCGGGGCCAGGCGCAGAGGACACGGGCCTGAAGCCGGGTAGGAAGGGTCCGCGGTAGCCGGCGCGCTCCAGCAAGGTCAGACTGAGGTTGCCGGCGGGCGAACTGACCACGGCGTAAGTGGCGGCACCCTGCGCGTCCCGTACGCGAACGGGAGGGACAGGCACGCTGCATCCCAGCCCTGCCAGCTCCCGGGTTGCAGCGCCGGCGTCCGCCACGTCGAAGCACAGGTTTGTGGCGCTGGGCACGGCGTGACGCGGGTCCAGGCCGTACAGCGGCTCTCCAGACCCTGCGCCCTCGTTCACCAAAAAGACCGCGTCGCCGCTGCGCAGGGCTAGCTGCCGCCAGCCGTCTACCTCCCGCGAAGCCAGGGGCTGGAAGCCAAAGAGGCGCTGCAGGTCCCGGGCTAGGGACTGCCCGGCGGGCACGTGGAAGGCGATGTGGCATAAGCGAAGGGCGGGCGCGGCCATGGCGCTCTGGACGGCGACCTAGACTTGTCCTTCTGGGGCCGCTCACTTGTGGTTGGGGACTTCGGGGCTCTCAGTCCTGGGCTGATCGTCCGGAGTTGGGGAGTCCAGTTCACCCCGCAGACCGCGTTCCTCGCTTTCTTCCGGAAAGAAGTCACCCGCCGACCCCTGAGAGCTCGCCGTTCTCCCTGCAGCGCCACCCCAGCCAGGAGCAGCGTCTGGACCACCGGGTCTCAGCGAGCCGAGCTGCTGGTTGTGAGAACCACGCGGAGCCAGTTCTCGCGCCAAGCAGGAGAAAGAGGGCGGAGCCCGTGACTCCGCCTTTGACTCCCCACCCCCTCGCCCACACCCTGTCGCCTAGGATACTGCGGGGTCGCCGCGCTGCTCTTTCCCCGGGCCTCACGCCCGGTCACATCCTTGGGCACTgagcctccctcccccagcccaggaaCTCACAATGGCTGCCTTCACTCGGCGCCAGGCGCTGGGCTCCCACTCATCCCCCCAACCTCACAGCGAAGGGACTCAGCCCGGGTTCAGGGAAAGAGTTGGAATTCTCTCTCCACAAGCACGGAATTTCTTAGCactttcatgttttttctttaagttctggagtTTGCCTCTAAGTCTTAATATTCcctggaatacacacacacacacacacacacacacacacacgtttatatgttttgagacagggtcttactctgtcacccaggctggagtggcacaatcacagctcactgcagcctccacctcctgggttcaggcgattttccTTGCCTCAGCgcacaaatagctgggaccacaggcggacgccaccacaaccagctaattaaaaataatttttttttttagagatggggttttgctacattgcccaagctggtcttaaactccggggctcaagacatttttccacctcagcctcccaaagtgttgggcaaTCTCTCAACCAGTCCTGTCTCTTTCTTCAATCCCCCTTCTGTCAACATCATTTAACCCCTTGTCCCAAGCAAGATTTGGAGGAAAAATCTGACGGTTCGGGATCTGAAAGGAACAGCTGCCTGGCTacccttccctttccccatccTTTAAGGACTGGAACTCAGGCCCTCCTTGCTGAGGCAAACTCCAGAACTTGCAGCTTCCTGACTTGGCATTGAGCCAGAGATTTCTGTGGTGGGGGCACTTCTGGCTCTGGAACCCAGAATTGTGTGAGATGACTGGATTGAGGAATTTGTAGTCTTCTGGAACTTCAACTGAGTGGCCCTTGAAGGGTTAGGGAAGGGCATCCAAGAAGGGCAAAAGGCATAAGCAAAAACTCAGTAAGAATGTGAGCCAGGCTCTTAGAGCAGCAATGGGCCATGCTGTTAGGGAGGCATTTAGGATGAATGCCACAGTCCAAGGCATCACAAGACATTTTTTTGTCAGGCAGCCTGATCTACTGGGTTTCATTGGCAAGAGGGAGAAGGATGTCATAGGAGACAGGGGCTAGCTGGATGTCATGGTGTTCAGGCCTGCAGGCAGGAGGGCAGTACCCAGGAGCTGGTCAGGGTGGTAAAAGGTACTTGGTG
This portion of the Pongo abelii isolate AG06213 chromosome 1, NHGRI_mPonAbe1-v2.0_pri, whole genome shotgun sequence genome encodes:
- the MUTYH gene encoding adenine DNA glycosylase isoform X9; this encodes MIPLVSRLSRQWAIMRKPRAAVGSGHRKQAASQEGRQKRAKNNSQAKPSACDGLARQPEEVVLQASVSSYHVFRDLAEVTAFRGSLLSWYDQEKRDLPWRRRAEDEVDLDRRAYAVWVSEVMLQQTQVATVINYYTGWMKEVNQLWAGLGYYSRGRRLQEGARKVVEELGGHMPHTAETLQQFLPGVGRYTAGAIASIAFGQATGVVDGNVARVLCRVRAIGADPNSTLVSQQLWGLAQQLVDPARPGDFNQAAMELGATVCTPQRPLCSQCPVESLCRARQRVERERLLASRSLSSSPDVEECAANTGQCHLCLPPSEPWDQTLGVVNFPRKASRKPPREESSATCVLEQPGALGAQILLVQRPNSGLLAGLWEFPSVTWEPSEQLQRKALLQELQRWAGPLPATRLRHLGEVVHTFSHIKLTYQVYGLALEGQTPVTTVPPGARWLTQEEFHTAAVSTAMKKVFRVYQGQQPGTCMGSKRSQVSSPCSRKKPRMGQQVLDNFFRSHISTDGHSLNSAAQ
- the MUTYH gene encoding adenine DNA glycosylase isoform X6 — translated: MIPLVSRLSRQWVRWTCAPSPGAVQAIMRKPRAAVGSGHRKQAASQEGRQKRAKNNSQAKPSACDGLARQPEEVVLQASVSSYHVFRDLAEVTAFRGSLLSWYDQEKRDLPWRRRAEDEVDLDRRAYAVWVSEVMLQQTQVATVINYYTGWMKEVNQLWAGLGYYSRGRRLQEGARKVVEELGGHMPHTAETLQQFLPGVGRYTAGAIASIAFGQATGVVDGNVARVLCRVRAIGADPNSTLVSQQLWGLAQQLVDPARPGDFNQAAMELGATVCTPQRPLCSQCPVESLCRARQRVERERLLASRSLSSSPDVEECAANTGQCHLCLPPSEPWDQTLGVVNFPRKASRKPPREESSATCVLEQPGALGAQILLVQRPNSGLLAGLWEFPSVTWEPSEQLQRKALLQELQRWAGPLPATRLRHLGEVVHTFSHIKLTYQVYGLALEGQTPVTTVPPGARWLTQEEFHTAAVSTAMKKVFRVYQGQQPGTCMGSKRSQVSSPCSRKKPRMGQQVLDNFFRSHISTDGHSLNSAAQ
- the MUTYH gene encoding adenine DNA glycosylase isoform X5, encoding MIPLVSRLSRQWVRWTCAPSPGAVQAIMRKPRAAVGSGHRKQAASQEGRQKRAKNNSQAKPSACDAGLARQPEEVVLQASVSSYHVFRDLAEVTAFRGSLLSWYDQEKRDLPWRRRAEDEVDLDRRAYAVWVSEVMLQQTQVATVINYYTGWMKEVNQLWAGLGYYSRGRRLQEGARKVVEELGGHMPHTAETLQQFLPGVGRYTAGAIASIAFGQATGVVDGNVARVLCRVRAIGADPNSTLVSQQLWGLAQQLVDPARPGDFNQAAMELGATVCTPQRPLCSQCPVESLCRARQRVERERLLASRSLSSSPDVEECAANTGQCHLCLPPSEPWDQTLGVVNFPRKASRKPPREESSATCVLEQPGALGAQILLVQRPNSGLLAGLWEFPSVTWEPSEQLQRKALLQELQRWAGPLPATRLRHLGEVVHTFSHIKLTYQVYGLALEGQTPVTTVPPGARWLTQEEFHTAAVSTAMKKVFRVYQGQQPGTCMGSKRSQVSSPCSRKKPRMGQQVLDNFFRSHISTDGHSLNSAAQ
- the MUTYH gene encoding adenine DNA glycosylase isoform X10 codes for the protein MRKPRAAVGSGHRKQAASQEGRQKRAKNNSQAKPSACDGLARQPEEVVLQASVSSYHVFRDLAEVTAFRGSLLSWYDQEKRDLPWRRRAEDEVDLDRRAYAVWVSEVMLQQTQVATVINYYTGWMKKWPTLQDLASASLEEVNQLWAGLGYYSRGRRLQEGARKVVEELGGHMPHTAETLQQFLPGVGRYTAGAIASIAFGQATGVVDGNVARVLCRVRAIGADPNSTLVSQQLWGLAQQLVDPARPGDFNQAAMELGATVCTPQRPLCSQCPVESLCRARQRVERERLLASRSLSSSPDVEECAANTGQCHLCLPPSEPWDQTLGVVNFPRKASRKPPREESSATCVLEQPGALGAQILLVQRPNSGLLAGLWEFPSVTWEPSEQLQRKALLQELQRWAGPLPATRLRHLGEVVHTFSHIKLTYQVYGLALEGQTPVTTVPPGARWLTQEEFHTAAVSTAMKKVFRVYQGQQPGTCMGSKRSQVSSPCSRKKPRMGQQVLDNFFRSHISTDGHSLNSAAQ
- the MUTYH gene encoding adenine DNA glycosylase isoform X8 gives rise to the protein MRKPRAAVGSGHRKQAASQEGRQKRAKNNSQAKPSACDAGLARQPEEVVLQASVSSYHVFRDLAEVTAFRGSLLSWYDQEKRDLPWRRRAEDEVDLDRRAYAVWVSEVMLQQTQVATVINYYTGWMKKWPTLQDLASASLEEVNQLWAGLGYYSRGRRLQEGARKVVEELGGHMPHTAETLQQFLPGVGRYTAGAIASIAFGQATGVVDGNVARVLCRVRAIGADPNSTLVSQQLWGLAQQLVDPARPGDFNQAAMELGATVCTPQRPLCSQCPVESLCRARQRVERERLLASRSLSSSPDVEECAANTGQCHLCLPPSEPWDQTLGVVNFPRKASRKPPREESSATCVLEQPGALGAQILLVQRPNSGLLAGLWEFPSVTWEPSEQLQRKALLQELQRWAGPLPATRLRHLGEVVHTFSHIKLTYQVYGLALEGQTPVTTVPPGARWLTQEEFHTAAVSTAMKKVFRVYQGQQPGTCMGSKRSQVSSPCSRKKPRMGQQVLDNFFRSHISTDGHSLNSAAQ